The genome window CCTGTTCCCGGTGCCGGTGATCGTGGCGATGCTGGTCAACGAGGTGCAGGGCCGGCGCTACCGCCGTTTCGTGCAGTCGGCGATCTACCTGCCGCATTTCCTGTCCTGGATCGTCATCGCCGGCGTGTTCATCGCCGTGCTGTCGCCGACCGACGGCACGGTCAACGCCATCCTCGGCCTGTTCGGCTTCGCGCCGGTGCCGTTCATGACCTCGGAAGGCAGTATCCTCTGGGTCCTGGTCTTCTCCGAGATGTGGCGCAGCGCCGGCTGGGATTCGCTGCTGTTCCTCGCCGCCGTGATGGCGATCGATCCGCAGCTCTACGACGCCGCGACGATCGACGGCGCCGGCCGCTGGCGCAAGATCTGGCACGTCACCCTGCCGGCGCTGGTGCCGACCATGGCGACGGTGTTCATCCTCAATCTCGGCGCCTTCATGAGCGCCGGCTTCGACCAGGTGTTCAACTTCTCCAACGACGCGATCCGCGACCGGATCGACATCCTGGACACCTATGTCTATCGCATGGGCCTGGTCGGCGGCGAATACGCCTATGCCACCGCCGCCGGCGTGTTCAAGGCGGTGATCGGCATGGCGATGATCCTGGCCGCCCACTTCGTCTCCAAGCGCATCACCGGCAAGGGGGTATGGTGATGGCGACGCAGATCAAGCGCACCCCGCTCGAGCGCATCGAATACGCCATCATCTGCTCGACCCTGCTGCTGATGGTGGTGGTGACGGTCCAGCCGATCTTGAACCTGCTGGCCGTGTCGCTGTCCGACAGCGCCCAGGTGCCGGGGATGAGCGGCCTGGCGGTGCTGCCGCACGGCTTCTCGCTCGACGTCTGGCAGGTGCTGCTGACCCATCCGCAGGTGCTGAAGGGCCTGGCCAACAGCCTGCTGATCACCGTCGCCGGCACCGCGATCAACGTCGTCGCCACCACGCTGATGGCCTGGGCCCTGTCGCGCGAGGGGCTGCCGGGGCGCCGCGCGATCCTGGTCTTCATCCTGGTGACCGTGGTGTTCGAGCCCGGGGTGGTGCCGGACTATCTGGTGATGAAGCAGCTCGGCCTGCTCAACTCCTACTGGTCGGTGATCCTCTACCGCGGCGTCTTCGCCTGGTACCTGATCGTGCTGATCCGCTTCTTCGAGGAGATCCCGAAGGAGCTGCTGGAGGCGGCGGAGATGGAGGGTGCCTCGCCGCTGCAGACGCTCTGGCACGTGGTGGCGCCCCTGGCGCTGCCGGCGATCGCCACCATCACCCTGTTCTACACGGTGCTGCACTGGAACGAGTATTTCCGGGCGATGATCTACCTGAACGACCCCGGAATGTGGCCGCTGCAGGTGGTGCTGCGCCAGTTCGTGGTCGAAGGCGACAAGTCGCTGATGGTCGGGCTCCAGGCCATGAACCAGTACACCGGCGGCAGCCAGATCGACCTGCGGGCGCTGAAGGCCGGGATGATCATCCTGACGCTGATCCCGGTGCTGGCGATCTATCCGCTGATCCTGAAGTTCTTCACCAAGGGGACCATGAGCGGGGCCGTCAAGGGATGACCCGCGCCGATGACCCCCAACCAAAAAGTCGAGGAGGAGACGCAATGAACAAGATGCTGCTGGGTTCCGCACTGGCCCTGGTGTTCGCGGCGGCGCTGGGCGCGTCGGCGCAGGCTGCCGACCCGGTGACCCTTCGCGTCGTCAGCAAGGACTTCACCAAGTCGAATCCGGACGATGTCAAGCTGGTGGCGGCGATCGAGGCCGGCATGGCGGCCAAGGGCCATCCGATCAAGATCGACCTGGTCGACGTGCCGCCCGGCGGCTATGCCGACAAGCTGTCGCTGATGCTGCTGTCGGGCGACATCCCCGACCTGATCTACTTCCAGGGCGGCGACCAGAAGATCGTCGAGCAGGGACTGCTGGAGGACTGGCGGCCCTGGCTGGACAAGGCGCCGAACCTGAAAAACGCACTGTGGGCGCACAACAAGCCGCGGCTCGAGAACTACCCCTATCTGATCTACCCGTTCCCGGTGCGCGCCAAGGTCGGCGTGATGCGCCAGGACTGGCTGGAGAAGACCGGCCTGCCGGCGCCGCAGACGCTGGAGGACTGGGAAGCTCTGTTCCGCAAGATCGTGGACGGCGATCTCGACGGCAACGGCAAGAAGGACAGCTACGGCATCACGGTGGCCACTATCCCGCCGGCCGGCGCCACGGATGAGCTGGACGAGATCTTCAACCAGGCCTTCGGCGTCAGCGGCACCTGGCTGAAGGATGCCTCCGGCCAATGGATCCACGCCCGCGTCTCGACGCAGGAGCGCGACAAGATCGCCTATTACCGCAAGCTGTTCGCGGAAGGTCTGCTGGACCCCGACTTCATCACCACCAAGTGGGACACCCGCGAGGACAAGTTCTACTCCGGCCGCGTCGGCGTGATCCTCGGCGTGGTCGGCGTCAACATGGACATCTACCAAGGCAAGATGCGCCAGGTTCATCCGGGCGCGACCCTGGTGCCGCTGGACCCGCCGAAGGGCCCCGGCGGGCAGGGGCTGCGCGCCGTCGACGTCAGCCGCGAGAGCCGCGGCTTCGCCATGTCCGCCATCTCCGAGCACAAGGAGGATGTGGTCGCGCTGATGGACTTCATGGCCAGCCCCGAGGGCCAGGCGATCGACCGCATGGGCTTCGAGGGCGAGCAGTGGGTCAAGGACGGCGGCACGGTCAAGACCACCGACAAGATGGCGACTTGGTATCCGCGCTTCATCATCGACCAGCCGGACGCCTGGAAGCCGCCGGTGCCGCTGATGTCGGAGCAGGCCGAGAAGTCGGTCGCGCTGGCCCAGAAATACTACGCGCCGGACAACGCCTTCGTCTTCCCCAGCGACTACACCGCCAAGCTGGACGCGGCGGAGAACGTGTACCGCAGCTACGCCTGGAAGTTCATCTCCGGCGAGCTGCCGATCGAGAAGTGGGACGAGTACGTCGCCGAGTGGAACGCCAAGGGCGGCGCCGACATCACCGAATATGCGAGGACCAAGCTGAATGGAACGAACTGAGGCGGGGCCGTCGCTGAAAGGCCGGGTCCGGGGCATGCTGCACGGCGTCGCGTTCGGCGACGCCGTCGGCGCCACGATCGAGAAGCTGTCCGCGGCCGAGATCCGGCAGCGCTACGGCCGGGTCACCTCGCTGGAGGTCGACTGGCACCGCGCGGAGGTGCCGGAGGCGGCGCGGGGCGGCCGGATCCGCGGGCACGGCATCGTCACCGACGACACGCTGATGACGCTGTGCCTGATGGCGGTCTACCGCGAGGCAGGCCGCCATCTCGACGCCTGGGACATGGCCGGCGGCATGGTCCGCCAGATCGCCTGGACGCCGCGCTGGATCCCGGAGATGCAGCGCGAGACCATGCTGATCGAGCGGCTGTTCTACCCGGAGAAATGGATCTTCCAGCGCCACCAGCTGACCAGCTGCGACCCGCGCGAGGGCGGCATCGGCAACATGGTCAATTGCGGCGCCGCCATGTACATCGCCCCGGTCGGCGCGGCGAACGCCTGCGACCCGAAGGCGGCCTATGACGAGGCGATCGACCTCGCCGCCGGCCACCAGCACAGCTACGGGCTGGAGGCGGCCGGGGTGATGGCCGCCTGCGTGGCCGCCGCCATGGTGCCCGGCACCACGATCGAGGCGGTGGTCGACACCGCCGTCTCGCTCGCCAAGGACGGCACCCGCGCGGCGATCGCCGACATCGCCGCGGCGGCGCGGCGGCTGAAGCCGCATCGCGCCGACCACGCCCGGGTGACGGCGGAGTTCCAGTCGATCATCGGCCGCTATTCCAGCATGGGCGACGACGTGCACCGCCATCCCGAGAGGGCCGGGCTGCCGACCCATGACTACACCCCGTCGCGGCTGCGATCGATCGAGGAGCTGCCGCTGGCGCTGGGCTTCTGCCTGCTCAACGACGGCGACTTCCGGGCCTCGGTGCTGGACGGCGTCAATTCCGGCCGCGACACCGATTCCATCGGCTGCATGGCCGGCGCCATCCTCGGCGCGATGCACGGCGAGGCCGTGATCGACCCGGCCGAACGCGACCTGCTGGACCGCGCCAACCGCTTCGACCTGACGGCCGAGGCCGACCGCTTCCACGACGCCGTGGCCGGCATCCTGGCCGCGGATTTCGGCCTCGCCCGCCTCCGCGACGCCCGGCGCCGGGCGCTGATCTCCGATCCCGCCGAACCGGCCCGTGCCGCGGCCGTCCACTGACCCGCCCGCAGACCAAGAGCCCGGAATGCCCCTGCCCACCGACACAATCGACCGCATCTATGCCGGCTTCCTCGGCAAGGCCATCGGCGTGCGCCTCGGCGCCCCGGTCGAGCCGACGATCTGGACCTGGGACCGGATCGACAAGACCTATGGCGAGATCACCGGCTATCTGCGCGACTTCAAGAACTTCGCCGCCGACGACGACACCAACGGACCGGTCTATTTCATCCGGGCGCTGCGCGACTTCGGCCTCGACCCGTCGCCCCAGGATGTCGGCCGCACCTGGCTGAACTACGCCGCCGAGCTGCACGGCATGTTCTGGTGGGGCGGCTACGGCATCTCGACCGAGCACACCGCCTTCGCCAACCTCCAGTCCGGCATCCCGGCGCCCGAATCCGGCTCGATCGCCCGCAACGGCGCGGTGATCGCCGAGCAGATCGGCGGCCAGATCTTCGTCGATTCCTGGGGCTGGGTGTGCCCGGGCGATCCGGCCCGCGCCGCCGATCTCGCCGCCCGCGCCGCCAGCGTCTCGCATGACGGCAACGGCCTGCACGGCGCCCGCTTCGTCGCCGCCTGCATCGCCAAGGCCTTCGTGGCGGAGACGATCGAGGAGGTGGTCGAGGCCGGTCTGGCCGCCATCCCGGCCGGCAGC of Inquilinus sp. Marseille-Q2685 contains these proteins:
- a CDS encoding sugar ABC transporter permease, with amino-acid sequence MTGLDHSPASIPILGGNVPKAARESALRRVWRWRGYYLMLLPGLLYFVVFHYLPIWQAKLAFQDYRIIGPSVWVGLKHFRALFDSPVFYQVLWNTVLISAMKLVILFPVPVIVAMLVNEVQGRRYRRFVQSAIYLPHFLSWIVIAGVFIAVLSPTDGTVNAILGLFGFAPVPFMTSEGSILWVLVFSEMWRSAGWDSLLFLAAVMAIDPQLYDAATIDGAGRWRKIWHVTLPALVPTMATVFILNLGAFMSAGFDQVFNFSNDAIRDRIDILDTYVYRMGLVGGEYAYATAAGVFKAVIGMAMILAAHFVSKRITGKGVW
- a CDS encoding carbohydrate ABC transporter permease; the protein is MATQIKRTPLERIEYAIICSTLLLMVVVTVQPILNLLAVSLSDSAQVPGMSGLAVLPHGFSLDVWQVLLTHPQVLKGLANSLLITVAGTAINVVATTLMAWALSREGLPGRRAILVFILVTVVFEPGVVPDYLVMKQLGLLNSYWSVILYRGVFAWYLIVLIRFFEEIPKELLEAAEMEGASPLQTLWHVVAPLALPAIATITLFYTVLHWNEYFRAMIYLNDPGMWPLQVVLRQFVVEGDKSLMVGLQAMNQYTGGSQIDLRALKAGMIILTLIPVLAIYPLILKFFTKGTMSGAVKG
- a CDS encoding ADP-ribosylglycohydrolase family protein; this translates as MERTEAGPSLKGRVRGMLHGVAFGDAVGATIEKLSAAEIRQRYGRVTSLEVDWHRAEVPEAARGGRIRGHGIVTDDTLMTLCLMAVYREAGRHLDAWDMAGGMVRQIAWTPRWIPEMQRETMLIERLFYPEKWIFQRHQLTSCDPREGGIGNMVNCGAAMYIAPVGAANACDPKAAYDEAIDLAAGHQHSYGLEAAGVMAACVAAAMVPGTTIEAVVDTAVSLAKDGTRAAIADIAAAARRLKPHRADHARVTAEFQSIIGRYSSMGDDVHRHPERAGLPTHDYTPSRLRSIEELPLALGFCLLNDGDFRASVLDGVNSGRDTDSIGCMAGAILGAMHGEAVIDPAERDLLDRANRFDLTAEADRFHDAVAGILAADFGLARLRDARRRALISDPAEPARAAAVH
- a CDS encoding extracellular solute-binding protein is translated as MNKMLLGSALALVFAAALGASAQAADPVTLRVVSKDFTKSNPDDVKLVAAIEAGMAAKGHPIKIDLVDVPPGGYADKLSLMLLSGDIPDLIYFQGGDQKIVEQGLLEDWRPWLDKAPNLKNALWAHNKPRLENYPYLIYPFPVRAKVGVMRQDWLEKTGLPAPQTLEDWEALFRKIVDGDLDGNGKKDSYGITVATIPPAGATDELDEIFNQAFGVSGTWLKDASGQWIHARVSTQERDKIAYYRKLFAEGLLDPDFITTKWDTREDKFYSGRVGVILGVVGVNMDIYQGKMRQVHPGATLVPLDPPKGPGGQGLRAVDVSRESRGFAMSAISEHKEDVVALMDFMASPEGQAIDRMGFEGEQWVKDGGTVKTTDKMATWYPRFIIDQPDAWKPPVPLMSEQAEKSVALAQKYYAPDNAFVFPSDYTAKLDAAENVYRSYAWKFISGELPIEKWDEYVAEWNAKGGADITEYARTKLNGTN